In Mesorhizobium sp., one DNA window encodes the following:
- a CDS encoding CvpA family protein produces the protein MPITLLDGILVGFTLVSAMLAMVRGLSREVLSIASWAAAAAAAFFFYPMVLPYVTPYVDHKQLALAVSAAIVFFIALIVVTVITMKIADFIIDSRVGALDRTLGFLYGAARGILVVAVGLLFFNWLVGTNQPAWVANAKSRPLLETIGQRLQALLPDDPEKSILSKLPIGSNDEAPPTGGDTQTEPAPDAEGDTNN, from the coding sequence ATGCCGATCACATTGCTGGACGGAATACTCGTCGGCTTCACGCTCGTCTCCGCCATGCTGGCGATGGTTCGCGGGCTGTCGCGCGAGGTGCTCTCCATCGCATCCTGGGCTGCTGCCGCCGCTGCCGCCTTTTTTTTCTATCCGATGGTCCTGCCCTATGTGACGCCATACGTGGATCACAAGCAGCTGGCGCTGGCTGTCTCGGCCGCTATCGTTTTCTTCATCGCACTGATCGTGGTGACTGTGATCACGATGAAGATCGCCGACTTCATCATCGACAGCCGGGTCGGCGCGCTCGACCGTACGCTCGGCTTCCTCTACGGCGCCGCTCGCGGCATCCTGGTGGTCGCGGTCGGCCTCCTGTTCTTCAACTGGCTGGTCGGCACCAACCAGCCGGCCTGGGTCGCGAACGCCAAGTCGCGCCCGCTTTTGGAGACGATCGGCCAGCGCCTGCAGGCGCTCTTGCCCGACGATCCTGAGAAATCGATCCTGAGCAAGCTGCCGATCGGGTCGAACGACGAGGCGCCGCCGACGGGCGGCGACACCCAGACCGAACCGGCGCCAGACGCAGAAGGCGACACGAACAACTGA